From Oreochromis aureus strain Israel breed Guangdong linkage group 4, ZZ_aureus, whole genome shotgun sequence, a single genomic window includes:
- the LOC116321429 gene encoding mitochondrial import inner membrane translocase subunit TIM16-like isoform X2: MAKYLAQIVVMGVQVVGRAFARALRQEYAASQAAAQARGRSGQESAAASSITGMSLQEAQQILNISKLSPEDIQKNYEHLFKVNDKSVGGSFYLQSKVVRAKERLDEELSIQKKEEKQQSQQNTET; the protein is encoded by the exons ATG GCTAAATATCTCGCACAAATCGTAGTGATGGGAGTTCAGGTGGTGGGACGTGCATTCGCTCGTGCTTTGCGACAAGAATACGCAG CCAGTCAAGCTGCAGCGCAGGCCAGGGGCCGTTCGGGTCAGGAGTCGGCCGCAGCCTCCAGCATCACTGGAATGAGTTTGCAAGAGGCCCAGCAGATCCTCAATATCTCCAAACTTAGCCCTGAGGATATTCAGAAG AACTACGAGCACCTTTTTAAAGTCAATGACAAGTCAGTGGGCGGTTCCTTTTACCTAcagtcaaaa GTGGTGCGAGCCAAAGAGCGTCTGGACGAGGAACTAAGTatacagaaaaaagaagaaaagcagcaatCACAGCAGAACACGGAAACATGA